ttggcaagtcggttaggacatctactttgtgcatgacacaagtcatttttacaacaattgtttacagacagattatttcacttattactgtatcacaattccagtgtgtcagaagtttacatacagtaagttgattgtgcctttaaacagcttggaaaattccagaaaatgatgtcatgacatttgaagcttctgataggctaattgacataacttgagtcaattggaggtgtacctatggatgtatttcaaggcctaccttcaaactcagtgcctctttgcttgacatcatgggaaaatctaaagaaatcagccaagaccttagaaaaagattgtagacctccacaagtctggttcatccttgggagcaatttccaaacacctgaaggtaccacattcatctgtacaaaaaatagaacacaagtataaacaccatgggaccacgcagccgtcataccgctcaggaaggagacgcgttctgtctcctagagatgaacgtactttggtgcgaaatgtgcaaatcaatcatagaacaacagcaaaggaccttgtgatgatgctggaggaaacaggtacaaaagtatctatatccacagtaaaatgagtcctatatcaacataacctgaagggctgctcagtaaggaagaagccactgctccaaaactgccataaaaaagccagactacggtttgcaactgcacataaggacaaagattgtattttttggagaaatgtcctctggtcggatgaaacaaaaatagaactgtttagccataatgactatcgttatgtttggaggaaaaagggggatgcttgcaagccgaagaacaccatcccacctgtgaagcacgggggtggcagcatcatgttgtgggggtgctttgctgcaggagggactggtgcacttcacaaaatagatggaaacatgaggaatgaaaattatgtggatatattgaagcaacatctcaagacattagtcaggatgGTAAAGCttgggtttaaatgtatttggctaaggtgtatgtaaacttctgacttcaactgtaaatgtcttCAATAAGATCCTTGCTATAACCTGATTCTGAGGGTTGTTAAGGGGAATATctttctcagtaaaacacctgttgttaaggggaatatctgttctcagtaaaacacctgttgttaaggggaatatctgttctcagtaaaacacctgttgttaaggggaatatGTGTTCTATCTGATACAATGCAAGGTGAGTGCTGACTGAACCCACCTTTATAGTattttgagtcccaaatggcaccctataggcctatagggaatagggtgccattcaggaTGTACCCTTTATAAATACACAGCTGAATACTGGGTAACACAACATActaactgtaaggccagcagccTCAACAACTCTCTCATCAGTTGAATACTGGTAGTATAACACAACATActaactgtaaggccagcagccTCAACAACTCTCTCATCAGTTGAATACTGGTAGTATAACACAACATActaactgtaaggccagcagccTCAACAACTCTCTCATCAGTTGAATACTGGTAGGATAACACAACATActaactgtaaggccagcagccTCAACAACTCTCTCAACAGTTGAATACTGGTAGTATAACACAACATActaactgtaaggccagcagccTCAACAACTCTCTCATCAGTTGAATACTGGTAGTATAACACAACATActaactgtaaggccagcagccTCAACAACTCTCTCATCAGTTGAATACTGGTAGTATAACACAACATActaactgtaaggccagcagccTCAACAACTCTCTCATCAGTTGAATACTGGTAGGATAACACAACATACTAAGTGTAAGGCCAGCAGCCTCAACAACTCTCTCAACAGTTGAATACTGGTAGTATAACACAACATACTAACTTGTAAGGCCAGCAGCCTCAACAACTCTCTCATCACCGTCTCTCTTCTCATATAAAGAGTCAAAATCCCCAGGAATTAGTTTGGTACTGTATTATAGCAATGTGTATATTTTTATGTTATATTTAAACCATTTCTTCCTTTGAGAACACTTCTACACCTCTTCTGACTTGAAACTTGAACTGTCTCCTGTTTATATTATCTGTCAAGGTCTATTTATTAATATCCTGTTACTGCTGTTTCTACTTAACAGATATAAATAAAGGCTGTCAATAACACTGAAACAAAGCAGTGGTGTTGTTCCCTCATGTCCCCCTCCCACagagtactgcctggattacaccacataatactgtctggattacaccacatagtactgcctggattacaccacataatactgtctggattacaccacataatactgcctggattacaccacataatactgcctggattacaccacatagtactgcctggattacaccacataatactgtctggattacaccacataatactgcctggattacaccacatagtactgcctggattacaccacatagaactgcctggattacaccacataatactgcctggattacaccacatagtactgccaggattacaccacataatactgtctggattacaccacaaagaactgcctggattacactacatagtactgcctggattacaccacataatactgcctggattacaccacataatactgcctggattacaccacatagaactgcctggattacaccacatagaactgcctggattacacTACATAGTACTGTGTGGATTACACtacatagtactgcctggattacaccacatagtactgcctggattacaccacataatactgcctggattacaccacatagtactgcctggattacaccacataatactgcctggattacaccacatagtactgcctggattacaccacataatactgcctggattacaccacataatactgtctggattacaccacatagtactgcctggattacaccacatagaactgcctggattacaccacatagtactgcctggattacaccacatagtactgcctggattacaccacataatactgcctggattacaccacatagtactgcctggattacaccacataatactgcctggattataccacataatactgcctggattacaccacataatactgcctggattacaccacataatactgcctggattacaccacatagtactgcctggattacaccacataatactgcctggattacaccacataatactgcctggattacaccacatagcaTAGGGAGGCTGTATCAACGTGAACTGATGTGTGTCAGTGTCTTTATACCTTTATGTTGCAAAGCTAAATAGacatttctgtttattttctttttatttttattgtcgaAACTATGAGGAGAATCACAGAATAAACATTTAATTTAAACTGAAAGATGTGTGTTGTTTAATGGCGCTGGTTGGTGTTCTATGTGTTTCTACATGATCTTCTCACTCCACCTGGTGGCCACAGATGGAACAGCACTCCAGACTGacggaagaggagaaagagatggagagtgatTGAGAAAAACAAAGAGACACCTTACAGTCATGTACATTCTCAGTTCTCGTCTCTCTTCTAGGACCCATTTTACGTGTCTGTTTTAAATCCTTCGTAAATCCACTCCACAATGGCCTATCAACTTGAAACTGTTTAGGGTCATCAAAGACATTACCATGATGAACCATGTTCAGTTTGGCATTAATATCttaaaaagtaaaacatttattttttgactATGTAACACTAATCcttaaaataataatttaaaatagACATCTCATGGACTAAAAGTCAGATTCACTCCAAAAGTGGTCTTTGGACTCATCACAATAGTCCCTAAAGAGGACTCATCACAATAGTCCCTAAAGAGGTCTCATCACAATGGTGCCTAAAGAGGACTCATCACAATGGTGCCTAAAGAGGACTCATCACAATAGTCCCTAAAGAGGTCTCATCACAATGGTGCCTAAAGAGGACTCATCACAATGGTGCCTAAAGAGGACTCATCACAATAGTCCCTAAAGAGGACTCATCACAATAGTCCCTAAAGAGGACTCATCACAATAGTCCCTAAAGAGGACTCATCACAATAGTCCCTAAAGAGGACTCATCACAATAGTCCCTAAAGAGGACTCATCACAATAGTCCCTAAAGAGGACTCATCACAATAGTCCCTAAAGAGGACTCATCACAATAGTCCCTAAAGAGGACTCATCACAATAGTCCCTAAAGAGGACTCATCACAATAGTCcctaaagaggttgttgttgtccTGATATCTCTAAAAACAAGGAAACAAATCATTATTTACATACGTAACACTAATGCTCAAAACCATCTGGAATCATCTTCTACTTTATGAACAATACATCAGATTCACTTCTGATTTTTGTCTTTAATAGTTTTGAGAAAAAATAGTTGCTACATTCAAATATGGCCGCACTCTACCTATAGACGCATGTTAGCACACATGCTAATGCtaaaacataatttaaacatttacTCATGAACCATAGATCAGATTGACTCTAGATTTGGTATATAGACTTGGTAGACTGGTATATAGATTTGGTGTATAGATTTGGTAGACTGGTATATAGATTTGGTGTATAGATTTGGTATATAGACTCAATGAATTAGCCTCTAAAGAATTTGAGAAAGATTAATTGTTGCATTCATTATCGGCCACTAGATGAAATGTTCTTACGTAGTTgatttgcaaatccaatcagcttTCCACATTGATTTAATGTCGTCACATTTATGTTTTGGGTTAAAGTGAAGAGGAAACTACATGGATTACAACCAGGGAAGGTGAAAAATgtcaaaatacaacaacaaaaaataacataaaGATCAATCTTTGAAAAATAAACTACCAAAtacttgtattttgaagtgtatttaattaaaatgcatgtattttgtattttaaaaCACAGAAGTACATTATCCAGTAGCAGGCCCCAACAGCAACAACCCTCTCAGTAATGGTAACAGAAACAGTTGACTTGCTCTGACTGTGATACAGTATGTTGCTGTTTATCTGCCTTTAATGCActgaagtcactctggataagagcgtctgataaatgacCAAGTGTATTAGTGAAAATGAACATACCAAAATGAAATGCAATGTGCTAGGGCAAGAAACTAAAAGGTTCCCCCCTTcagggtccccaggaccaggacctAAGGACACGGatctacagtatggtacagtagcttTCCCAGAAGCCtggttacagtatggtacagtagcttTCCCAGAAGCCtggttacagtatggtacagtagcttTCCCAGTAGCCtggttacagtatggtacagtagctaTCCCAGAAGCCtggttacagtatggtacagtagctaTCCCAGAAGCCtggttacagtatggtacagtagcttTCCCAGAATCCTGGTGCAGCTCTGGGTGGAACTCTGGGTGCAGCTCTGGGTGCAGCTCTGAATCCACCTTCCATATCATTTCTGGTATCCCCAGACTCCATCGGGGCGATGCCCTGATACATAATAACATTTTTCTCATGAGTGGAATAGCCCGCCTCTTTCAGGAAGATCTCCAATGATTGGCCACGTATGGTCATGAGCAACCCCCTGCTGATGCAATATGTGTTGACCGGGTCGAAGCTCCTCAGGTCCTCGTGCTGGGTCACATAGACCTTATCCACTGTCATGTCTGGACGCATACTGATGATGAGGCGGTCCATGTTGCTGGTATCTATGTCACCAGTGTTGTACTTCCTGACGTACTCAGGCATGGAATCAGATGCTGGGAGGTGGAGGTTGCCCACCTCATAGAACGGGTAGTCACCATAAGGAAGCAGCCTCTTGCAGACGTCGTTTTCACACTCACGTCTGTTCATGAAGTAATGGAAACCAAAGCGTTCTTCTTTGGGGTTGTAATTTGCAACCATCTGGTTGTCATTTTTGTAGACGATGTAATCGTTGGCGAACCAGAAAAGGAGCTTGAGTCCGTGCCGGGGTGAGGGACGACCAAACCTTGAAGCTCTCAGCTCCGCCATATTGTTCAATGTTCGTACCATGGTAcccctgggggagggagagagagagagagagagagagagggaaagagggagagagagagagggggatgggtagagagagagagagagagagatgaatagagagagagagagagagagagagatgaatagagagagagagagagagagagagggagagagggagagagagagggagagggaggggagagagggagagggagggggagagagagggagaaagatggatatagagagggggagagagagaaaacagacagcatTAAACAATACAGTTCATGGTGATACAGTTAAGTTACCTTCCATATACAGTATAGTTGGAGTGCACTAATGTGGCTGTTCCCTACATCACTACACTGGCAAAAGTGTTACAGgctgtttaattttatttttctaTTTCGAGGTTGGATGTTAGCACGTAGAACGCAccaattggtgtcacctcgttagtcagtttgtgttacacctgtgctggcttgtccatctcgttaatTAGAAGGTGcttcacctgtgctggcccaggttatatttaagagtggctggcccaggtgatatttaagagcgtctggcccaggttatatttaagagtggctggcccaggtgatatttaagagtggctggcccaggtgatatttaagagtggctggcccaggtgatatttaagagtggctggcccaggtgatatttaagagtggctggcccaggtgatatttaagagtggctggcccaggtgatatttaagagcgtctggcccaggtgatatttaagagtggctggcccaggtgctatttaagagtggctggcccaggtgatatttaagagagtctggcccaggtgatatttaagagtggctggcccaggtgatatttaagagtggctggcccaggtgctatttaagagtggctggccaaggtgatatttaagagtggctggcccaggtgatatttaagagtggctggcccaggtgctatttaagagagtctggcccaggtgatatttaagagtggctggcccaggtgatatttaagagtggctggcccaggtgatatttaagagtggctggccaaggtgatatttaagagcgtctggcccaggtgatatttaagagtggctggcccaggtgatatttaagagtggctggcgcaggtgatatttaagagtggctggcccaggtgatatttaagagcgtctggcccaggtgatatttaagagtggctggcccaggtgctatttaagagtggctggcccaggtga
The sequence above is a segment of the Salvelinus alpinus chromosome 1, SLU_Salpinus.1, whole genome shotgun sequence genome. Coding sequences within it:
- the LOC139567742 gene encoding uncharacterized protein, which gives rise to MVRTLNNMAELRASRFGRPSPRHGLKLLFWFANDYIVYKNDNQMVANYNPKEERFGFHYFMNRRECENDVCKRLLPYGDYPFYEVGNLHLPASDSMPEYVRKYNTGDIDTSNMDRLIISMRPDMTVDKVYVTQHEDLRSFDPVNTYCISRGLLMTIRGQSLEIFLKEAGYSTHEKNVIMYQGIAPMESGDTRNDMEGGFRAAPRAAPRVPPRAAPGFWESYCTIL